The sequence GCTTTTAACGCTTAACCCTGTGTGCTTTGCCACTTCGCCTATTTTCATCTTGACCTCGGTTATTATCTGTTTTTTGTTACTAGGGCGTGTTGACGTTTCAGGGTTATTTTTGCAGCAATTTGGCTGGCTTTTATGCAAGGCAAAGTCCGTGCAGTGTAGTTATTCTACATAAACGGACGATAACGCGGCAGAAAAGCCAGCCAAATGCTGCCCGAAGGGTTCGTCTGGCAAGCCCTTGCTCTTACTTTCTGTCATAAGAGCCGCTCGTCATTTGAGTAGAATAACGACACATCATTCCTCGTTTCGCGAGCACGAACTTGCCAGAACGAACAAAATTTAATCTCGAAACGTCAACACGCCCTAAACACTCATGTATACAAGTGTGATACTTGCCACAAAAACACCCTTGACTCTCCCGTGATGGGAGACTTTATCTTAAGCCCAAAGTGTTTAAGTGCAAGTGAGGGATCTTCTATGTCTCAAATAAAACTCTACGTCGCCAATATGAATTGCGCAGGTTGTGTTGCCAAAATTGAAAAGGCCTTTGCGGCCGAGTCGAATGTGAGCGCCCGTATTAATCTGGCCGATAAACAAGTCACAGTGGATGGCAAGATAAGCCCTGATGCAGCGCTCGCTGTGATGGATAAGGCGGGCTTTCCCGCACAGTTGATTGTGGATGCTAAGGCGGCGGCCGAGGAAAAGCGTATCGAAGATGCGGCGGAATATAAATTGCGCATGCGCCAAGCTGTGGCTGCGCTTGCAGTCGGTATCCCGATGATGTTATGGGGATTACTGGGTGGCGAGATGATGATTAATAGCCCCAGCATGCAGCTAGGTTGGGGCATAATGGGTTTAATCACGCTGGCTCTTTTAATCGGAACGGGTCGCCACTTTTATCAGGGTATGTGGCGCGCGCTTAAGGCCAAAACCACCAATATGGATACCTTAATCGTGTTAGGTACCAGCACTGCATGGTTATATTCAATGGTGATGGTACTTATTCCGAGTGCTTTTCCTATGGATACTCGCCATGTGTACTTTGAGGCGAGCGTGATGATCTTAGGCTTAATTAACTTAGGCCATGCCCTTGAATTAAAAGCGCGCGGTAAGACCAGCGAAGCGGTGCAACGTTTACTTGGGCTGCAATCCTCAAGGGCGATTCGTATTGGCGAAAATGGTGATGAAGAGGTTGAGATAAGCCAGCTTAAATTAGGCGATAAACTCAGACTTCGCCCAGGCGACAGGGTTGCCTTAGACGGCGTGGTGGAGTCGGGTCAGTCTCTACTCGATGAGGCCATGTTGACGGGCGAGCCTATTCCTGTGCCTAAGCAGGTGGGCGATAGCCTGAGTGCTGGCACTGTCAATGGTAACGGCAGTTTAGTCTATCGGGTCAGTGCTGGGCAGCGGGATACGCGCCTTGCCAAAATCATTGCGCTGGTACAGGAAGCACAAACCTCTAAGATGCCGATTGGTCGTCTGGCCGATAACATTTCGGCGGTGTTTGTGCCGACAGTCGTCGTCATCGCCTTACTCGCGGCAGCAATTTGGTATCTTGTTGGGCCAGAACCCGCGCTCAGCCATGCTCTTGTGGTGCTCACCAGTGTGCTGATTATTGCCTGCCCTTGTGCCTTAGGCTTGGCGACACCGATGTCTATCATGGTGTCAGTTGGCCGCGCCGCTCAAATGGGCGTATTGGTAAAAAATGGTGAAGCACTGCAAAGCGCCAGCAAGGTCGATTGTGTGGTGCTCGATAAAACTGGCACTGTGACTCAGGGGAAACCCGAAGTCACCGATATCCACTGGCACGGGGAATACGAGCAAGCACTTAGCGCAGATGACAAATCTGCACTACTTGGCGCTATTGCAAGCCTTGAGCAGCATTCGGAACATCCACTGGCGAATGCGATAGTCAGCTATGTTAAGCAAGCATCGATTCCATTACCGGCAACTGAGATTTTTACCAATCATCAAGGAAAGGGCATTGAAGGGCGGGTTAATTACACCGACTATTTGGTTGGTAATCAGGCCTTAATGACAGCTTTTAAGGTGCCGCCTTTAACTGTATTGGCCAATAGCAACGAAACCTCTGAATTGGACGCAACAGCCCACTTTGCCAAACAGGGCAAAACGCCGATTTATGTTGCTGAAGCGGGCAAGTTAGTGGCCACTATCGCCATTGCCGATCCGATAAAAGCCGACGCCAAAGAAGCGATTAGCGCAATACGCTCACAGGGTATCCGTGTGGTGCTGCTGACGGGGGATAATCCACAAACAGCCCAAGCTGTTGCGGAGCAAGTCGGTATCGAGGAAGTCATTGCTGGCGTATTACCTGAGCAAAAGCAGCAGCATATTAAAGCCTTACAACAGCAAGGGCACGTGGTTGCCATGGTCGGTGATGGCATTAACGATGCGCCCGCCTTGATGAGCGCCGATGTCGGGATCGCAATGGGATCGGGCACAGAGGTGGCGATCGAAAGCGCGGATATGACACTGCTGTCCCATCAGCTGATAGTGATTGCTAACTTATTTGCGCTCTCCCGTGCCACCATGACCAATATTAAACAGAACCTATTTGGTGCCTTTATTTACAACAGTATCGGTATTCCAGTCGCGGCTGGGGTGCTGTATCCGCTGACGGGGATGCTGCTAAGTCCTGTGATCGCAGGGGCGGCAATGGCATTGTCTTCCTTAACCGTGGTCACCAATGCGAACCGCTTAAGGCAGCAAAAACTTTAGTGTATTGGTATCGTTTATTCGAACGCGAGTGAGTGGGTACCCCAAAATACGGCCCAGTTAAGTGGGCGGTATTTGGATTGTCTGGCTAAAAATGTAATGTTCATTCAGTTGTCATCCAATAGGATTATCTTGAGTCTTACTTGCAAAAGTGCAGGTTAAATAAACAGTTATCCTTGGGTAAAATGTGTCAGAACAGCTTAAGCATTCGCAGCTAACTGGGCCTTTTTAGTTGATAATTTAGCCCAAACTGCTATAGTGCCACGTTTATTTTTGCCCCTCAGGTTGGACACCTCGGTTTTAGCAAATAGGTTTATACTTAGTTGCCCTGCCAGACGTCCGGCCAACCTAACTCGATTTGGAAGTTCATTTTGATCACTACAGCGAATATCACCATGCAGTTTGGCGCTAAGCCACTGTTTGAAAACATCTCAGTTAAATTTGGCGGCGGTAACCGTTACGGTCTTATCGGTGCGAACGGCTGCGGTAAATCAACCTTCATGAAGATCCTTTGCGGTGATCTAGAGCCGAGCAGCGGTAATGTATCTTTAGACGTCAATGAGCGTCTGGGTAAACTCAGCCAGAACCAATTCGGTTACGAGGAATACACGCTGATTGACACAGTGATCATGGGCCACCGTGAGCTGTGGAAGGTCAAGCAAGAGCGTGACCGTATCTACTCTTTGCCAGAGATGAGCGAAGAAGACGGCATTGCCGTGGCAAACCTTGAAATGGAATTTGCAGAAATGGACGGTTACACCGCCGAATCTCGTGCCGGTGAACTGCTACTTGGCGTAGGTATCGGTATCGAAAGTCATTTCGGTCTAATGTCTGAAATTGCCCCAGGTTTAAAACTGCGGGTGTTATTGGCGCAAGCCCTGTTCTCGGACCCTGATGTACTGCTGCTCGACGAACCCACCAACAACTTGGACATCGACACTATCCGTTGGTTACAGGACGTCTTGAACCAACGCGACAGCACCATGATCATCATTTCGCACGACCGTTACTTCTTAAACTCAGTCTGTACCCATATGGCGGACTTAGACTACGGTGAACTGCGTGTTTACCCAGGTAACTACGACGAATATATGCAAGCTGCGACTCAGGCCCGTGAGCGTCTGCTGGCCGATAACGCCAAGAAGAAAGCACAAATCTCTGAGCTGCAAACCTTCGTGGCGCGCTTCTCTGCCAACGCTTCTAAGGCTAAACAAGCGACTTCGCGTGCGCGTCAAATCGATAAGATCAAGTTGGATGAGGTTAAAGCCTCTAGCCGTGTTAACCCATTCATTCGTTTCGATCAGGAAAAGAAACTGTTCCGTAACGCTTTAGTGGTTGAGAATTTGGCTAAAGGTTACGACACCCCCCTGTTTAAAGACTTAAACCTGATTGTCGAAGTGGGCGAGCGTATCGCTATCCTCGGTGAGAACGGTGTAGGTAAAACCACGCTACTGCGTACTTTAATCCATGATATTCCACAGGATGAAGGCCATATCCAATGGTCTGAAAACAGTAATATCGGTTACTACGCGCAGGATCATGAGTCTGATTTTGAAAACGA comes from Shewanella oneidensis MR-1 and encodes:
- a CDS encoding heavy metal translocating P-type ATPase; protein product: MSQIKLYVANMNCAGCVAKIEKAFAAESNVSARINLADKQVTVDGKISPDAALAVMDKAGFPAQLIVDAKAAAEEKRIEDAAEYKLRMRQAVAALAVGIPMMLWGLLGGEMMINSPSMQLGWGIMGLITLALLIGTGRHFYQGMWRALKAKTTNMDTLIVLGTSTAWLYSMVMVLIPSAFPMDTRHVYFEASVMILGLINLGHALELKARGKTSEAVQRLLGLQSSRAIRIGENGDEEVEISQLKLGDKLRLRPGDRVALDGVVESGQSLLDEAMLTGEPIPVPKQVGDSLSAGTVNGNGSLVYRVSAGQRDTRLAKIIALVQEAQTSKMPIGRLADNISAVFVPTVVVIALLAAAIWYLVGPEPALSHALVVLTSVLIIACPCALGLATPMSIMVSVGRAAQMGVLVKNGEALQSASKVDCVVLDKTGTVTQGKPEVTDIHWHGEYEQALSADDKSALLGAIASLEQHSEHPLANAIVSYVKQASIPLPATEIFTNHQGKGIEGRVNYTDYLVGNQALMTAFKVPPLTVLANSNETSELDATAHFAKQGKTPIYVAEAGKLVATIAIADPIKADAKEAISAIRSQGIRVVLLTGDNPQTAQAVAEQVGIEEVIAGVLPEQKQQHIKALQQQGHVVAMVGDGINDAPALMSADVGIAMGSGTEVAIESADMTLLSHQLIVIANLFALSRATMTNIKQNLFGAFIYNSIGIPVAAGVLYPLTGMLLSPVIAGAAMALSSLTVVTNANRLRQQKL
- a CDS encoding ABC-F family ATPase, giving the protein MITTANITMQFGAKPLFENISVKFGGGNRYGLIGANGCGKSTFMKILCGDLEPSSGNVSLDVNERLGKLSQNQFGYEEYTLIDTVIMGHRELWKVKQERDRIYSLPEMSEEDGIAVANLEMEFAEMDGYTAESRAGELLLGVGIGIESHFGLMSEIAPGLKLRVLLAQALFSDPDVLLLDEPTNNLDIDTIRWLQDVLNQRDSTMIIISHDRYFLNSVCTHMADLDYGELRVYPGNYDEYMQAATQARERLLADNAKKKAQISELQTFVARFSANASKAKQATSRARQIDKIKLDEVKASSRVNPFIRFDQEKKLFRNALVVENLAKGYDTPLFKDLNLIVEVGERIAILGENGVGKTTLLRTLIHDIPQDEGHIQWSENSNIGYYAQDHESDFENDMTLFEWMSQWRKPEDDDQAVRGILGRMLFSADDIKKSVKVLSGGEKGRMLFGKLIMQKPNILMLDEPTNHMDMESIESLNNALEKYEGTLLFVSHDRAFVSSLANRILEITPNGVNDFKGTYDEFLASKGIEG